In the Novosphingobium sp. 9 genome, one interval contains:
- a CDS encoding GPW/gp25 family protein — MKGIDATSGKAIDGTAHLAQSIGKILTTPLGSRVMLRDFGSMLPRLIDRPGNAANVMLLRAATALALKTWEPRIAISKVTLSGNFADGTFKIGISGKRTDTATNAETTLSIPISN, encoded by the coding sequence ATGAAAGGGATCGACGCCACTTCCGGGAAAGCCATCGACGGCACCGCGCACCTCGCGCAGTCGATCGGCAAGATCCTGACCACGCCGCTGGGCTCTCGCGTCATGCTGCGCGATTTCGGCTCGATGCTTCCGCGCCTGATCGACCGGCCCGGCAACGCGGCGAACGTCATGCTCCTGCGCGCCGCTACGGCCCTCGCGCTCAAGACGTGGGAGCCTCGGATTGCGATCTCCAAGGTCACGCTTTCGGGCAACTTTGCGGACGGCACCTTCAAGATCGGCATCTCGGGCAAGCGGACAGACACCGCGACGAATGCCGAAACCACCCTCTCCATTCCCATCTCGAACTGA
- a CDS encoding phage baseplate assembly protein V, with translation MPQMHYQEDIPADVSELIREGAIVSVDLKAARCVVRYGDPNDEDGGATTPPIRWFTGRSGKTRKWSPPSEGEAVILLVPDGQIAAAVALCGVPTDAFPPAGDTLAELVEYEDGAKIGYDPESHALTAVLPGGGTASIEAPGGVTIKGAVTIEGDVAVSGDVVADGISLKYHLTPGITRGSALSDPPAS, from the coding sequence ATGCCCCAGATGCACTATCAGGAAGACATCCCCGCCGACGTTTCCGAACTGATCCGCGAGGGCGCGATCGTCTCGGTCGATCTGAAAGCGGCACGATGCGTGGTGCGCTATGGCGATCCCAATGACGAGGACGGGGGCGCGACCACGCCGCCGATCCGGTGGTTCACCGGGCGATCCGGCAAGACGCGGAAGTGGTCGCCCCCCAGCGAAGGCGAGGCGGTGATCCTGCTCGTCCCGGATGGTCAGATCGCGGCGGCAGTGGCGCTATGCGGCGTGCCGACCGATGCTTTCCCGCCTGCCGGTGACACGCTCGCCGAGCTGGTCGAGTACGAGGACGGCGCAAAGATCGGGTACGATCCCGAGAGCCATGCGCTTACTGCGGTGCTGCCTGGCGGAGGGACGGCCTCGATCGAGGCGCCGGGGGGCGTGACGATCAAAGGGGCCGTGACGATCGAGGGTGACGTTGCGGTGAGCGGTGATGTGGTGGCGGACGGGATCAGCCTCAAGTATCACCTGACGCCGGGCATAACCCGTGGATCTGCTTTGAGCGATCCCCCAGCATCCTGA
- a CDS encoding thermonuclease family protein: MPLMILAAAAALTTCPALKIHDGDTIRCGAERIRISNIDAPELRGSPSCRGWKKRTHWCDYAAGIRSRDALKVFLARGPVRVQRSGHDKYGRTLATVSVNGRDAGAYLVGRGLARWWQ; the protein is encoded by the coding sequence ATGCCTTTAATGATCCTTGCCGCTGCTGCGGCGCTCACGACATGTCCCGCCCTTAAAATCCATGACGGCGACACCATCCGCTGCGGCGCCGAGCGCATTCGTATCTCCAACATCGACGCGCCTGAGTTGCGCGGTTCGCCCAGCTGCCGGGGATGGAAGAAGCGCACGCACTGGTGCGACTATGCCGCCGGTATCCGCAGCCGTGATGCGCTCAAGGTATTTCTAGCGCGCGGGCCGGTGCGAGTGCAGCGATCGGGGCACGACAAATACGGTCGCACGCTCGCTACGGTGAGCGTCAACGGGCGCGATGCCGGGGCCTATCTGGTCGGGCGGGGGCTGGCGCGCTGGTGGCAATAG
- a CDS encoding ATP-binding protein produces MNTNIAEDVDAGLILAAEECPPEKFEIYHSFSSHDKVIIRKLMAHGPVLIRGGRGSGKSALLIEAHRRMRQAGTTFSIYMSLRYLPLLQSDGAEYVGHFCGLLSKAISQELSETGRQVDFEYSEDVVTLQKSLLTLARQLDQRIVILFDDAAHIGREKPLEAFFDLFRTLSSSLISCKASIYPGVTKFGVRFDVFNDSTVVEISRSDVSKDDSYFLDVILARYPRLAERSTFSDRLTPEVFSKILGRAVVGNMRGFILACNRFDSVDKISIPDLNSCLLAMAQDYYWPLMEEVAPKLGVYEPLIDPATSVFEKIIEHLTRPLQHATKLIAQDRVTIHKGIVSEFAKVFEILEYLGFLAKREASRAMKSGGRGAVYAVNLCSILEKIPTSRLTIEMIDDWIAGRSELSEIHLSGGMFSTIELPELSADHALGILDKNIEILGKSRAYPYGLTVDKISRLKQAGIATIQDLWHTDDTTLQEIEGVGPAAIKRMRDVMQQAIWM; encoded by the coding sequence ATGAACACGAATATTGCAGAAGACGTTGATGCGGGCCTCATCCTCGCTGCGGAGGAATGTCCGCCTGAAAAGTTCGAGATCTACCATTCTTTCTCCAGCCACGACAAGGTCATCATCCGCAAATTGATGGCGCATGGACCCGTTTTGATCCGGGGCGGGCGGGGAAGCGGAAAGTCTGCTCTTTTGATAGAAGCCCACCGGAGGATGCGACAGGCTGGAACGACCTTCTCAATCTACATGAGCCTTCGTTATCTGCCCCTGCTCCAGTCGGACGGGGCGGAGTACGTCGGCCATTTTTGTGGCTTGTTGTCAAAGGCGATCTCTCAGGAATTGAGCGAAACCGGTCGGCAAGTGGATTTCGAATATTCTGAAGATGTGGTCACTCTTCAGAAATCCCTGTTGACCCTAGCTCGACAACTCGATCAGCGGATTGTGATCCTGTTCGACGATGCGGCACACATCGGCCGAGAAAAGCCGCTTGAGGCCTTCTTCGACCTGTTTAGAACGCTGTCGAGCAGCCTCATCTCATGCAAGGCCTCGATATATCCCGGCGTTACAAAATTCGGTGTGCGCTTTGACGTGTTCAACGATTCGACTGTCGTCGAGATTAGTCGGTCTGACGTATCCAAGGATGACAGCTACTTCCTCGATGTGATCCTTGCCAGATACCCGAGACTCGCCGAACGATCTACTTTTTCCGATCGTCTGACTCCCGAGGTTTTCTCAAAGATATTGGGTCGCGCAGTTGTAGGGAACATGCGGGGTTTCATACTAGCCTGTAACCGCTTTGATAGCGTCGATAAGATCAGCATCCCGGATCTTAACAGCTGCCTACTCGCCATGGCTCAGGATTATTATTGGCCGCTGATGGAGGAAGTGGCGCCGAAGCTCGGCGTTTATGAACCGTTGATCGACCCTGCCACATCCGTCTTCGAAAAGATTATTGAGCACCTCACTCGGCCTTTGCAGCACGCTACTAAGCTGATCGCTCAAGACCGTGTCACGATCCACAAGGGCATCGTCAGCGAGTTTGCGAAGGTGTTCGAAATTCTGGAATATCTTGGCTTTCTGGCAAAGCGTGAGGCCTCGCGCGCGATGAAGTCGGGAGGCAGGGGGGCAGTGTATGCTGTCAACCTTTGCAGCATCCTTGAAAAAATCCCCACGAGTCGTTTGACGATAGAGATGATCGACGATTGGATCGCGGGCAGGTCCGAACTATCGGAGATTCATCTTTCTGGTGGAATGTTTTCGACGATCGAACTTCCGGAACTGTCGGCGGATCATGCCTTGGGTATCCTCGACAAAAACATCGAGATACTCGGCAAGAGCAGGGCTTATCCATATGGACTTACCGTCGACAAAATCTCGAGGCTGAAGCAGGCAGGAATCGCGACAATCCAGGATTTGTGGCACACGGATGATACCACGCTGCAGGAGATCGAGGGGGTCGGTCCTGCCGCAATAAAGCGTATGCGGGATGTCATGCAGCAGGCGATTTGGATGTGA
- a CDS encoding SOS response-associated peptidase, giving the protein MCNLYRMEQSVAEAADLFGVQADSGANVASEIYPGYPGLVATCEGVRAMTWGFPLVLKSKKTGQPLKPKPVNNAREDKLSTAFWRTSFAERRCLIPASAWAEAEGAKGHMTRTWYSLPDQELFAVGGLWRPTHEWGEAYSMVMVDGCEQMADVHDRMPTIIAKADWQQWMEGKPEEAFALCRTWEGRLDVDRTDQPWVKRT; this is encoded by the coding sequence ATGTGTAACCTCTATCGCATGGAGCAGAGCGTGGCGGAAGCGGCCGATCTGTTCGGCGTACAAGCCGACAGCGGCGCGAACGTCGCATCCGAGATCTACCCCGGCTATCCCGGCCTCGTCGCCACCTGCGAGGGCGTACGGGCGATGACATGGGGCTTCCCGCTGGTACTCAAGAGCAAGAAGACCGGCCAGCCTCTCAAGCCGAAACCGGTGAACAACGCTCGCGAGGACAAGCTATCAACTGCCTTCTGGCGCACCAGCTTTGCCGAGCGCCGCTGCCTGATCCCGGCGAGTGCCTGGGCGGAAGCCGAGGGAGCCAAGGGGCACATGACGCGCACCTGGTACTCGCTGCCGGATCAAGAGCTGTTCGCCGTAGGCGGCCTCTGGCGCCCGACGCATGAATGGGGCGAGGCCTATTCGATGGTCATGGTCGATGGCTGCGAACAGATGGCCGACGTGCATGACCGGATGCCGACGATCATAGCGAAGGCCGACTGGCAGCAGTGGATGGAGGGCAAGCCCGAGGAGGCGTTCGCGCTGTGCCGGACGTGGGAAGGGCGGCTCGACGTGGATCGCACGGATCAGCCTTGGGTGAAAAGGACGTGA
- a CDS encoding glycoside hydrolase family protein, translating into MADALETQPTWTPGKKLTGAALTAFTAATVALVAPVLTEPNEGYSGKVYKDPAGYLTQCYGERQIDPSVIYSKSACATKLRARMAKDYGPLIVKCVPEFADPAHQLAYGASIDASYNAGPAAFCRSPMAKAFNAGRWAAGCKAFPGWYVTSRGVRYPGLVRRRGEEQTFCLTGKQR; encoded by the coding sequence GTGGCTGATGCACTGGAAACCCAACCCACATGGACGCCTGGCAAGAAGCTGACCGGCGCTGCGCTCACTGCTTTCACGGCAGCGACCGTCGCGCTAGTCGCCCCGGTGCTCACCGAGCCGAACGAGGGTTACAGCGGCAAGGTCTACAAGGATCCGGCCGGTTACCTGACGCAGTGCTACGGCGAGCGGCAGATCGATCCGAGCGTGATCTATTCCAAGAGCGCTTGTGCCACCAAGCTGCGCGCGCGGATGGCAAAAGACTATGGGCCCCTTATCGTGAAGTGCGTGCCTGAGTTCGCCGATCCGGCGCACCAGCTTGCCTATGGCGCGTCGATCGACGCCAGCTACAATGCAGGCCCCGCAGCCTTCTGCCGCTCGCCCATGGCGAAAGCCTTTAATGCTGGCCGGTGGGCCGCTGGCTGCAAAGCGTTCCCCGGTTGGTATGTCACGTCGCGCGGCGTCCGGTATCCCGGCCTCGTGCGCCGCCGAGGCGAAGAGCAGACGTTCTGCCTTACCGGGAAGCAGCGCTGA